The following proteins come from a genomic window of Chryseobacterium glaciei:
- a CDS encoding RNA polymerase sigma factor has translation MFDEEKTINEILKGNLGAFQHIVKQYQNLVYSILNRMMNNDEDIEDVGQEVFIKVYDHLKSFKRESKLSTWIAKITYNVAVNYIKKNAKHQFNTIDDHSNFQFSSETPETKLIGKEFDIYINRLISELPVQYRTVITLYHLDDFSIQEIQKVTKFPEGTIKGYLFRARKLLKEKLKKDGYQ, from the coding sequence ATGTTTGATGAAGAAAAAACCATTAATGAAATTCTGAAGGGAAACCTGGGCGCTTTTCAGCATATTGTAAAGCAATATCAGAATTTGGTGTATTCTATTTTAAACAGAATGATGAATAATGATGAAGATATTGAAGATGTAGGCCAGGAGGTTTTTATTAAAGTTTACGATCATTTAAAAAGCTTCAAAAGAGAATCTAAATTGTCTACTTGGATCGCCAAAATCACCTACAATGTTGCTGTAAATTACATCAAGAAAAATGCAAAACATCAATTTAATACTATTGATGATCATTCAAACTTTCAATTCTCTTCTGAAACTCCGGAAACAAAGCTGATCGGAAAAGAATTTGACATTTATATTAACCGATTGATCAGTGAACTTCCCGTGCAGTACAGAACGGTTATTACGTTGTATCATTTGGATGATTTCAGTATTCAGGAAATTCAAAAAGTCACAAAATTCCCTGAAGGCACGATAAAAGGATATTTATTCCGAGCAAGAAAATTATTAAAAGAAAAACTGAAAAAAGATGGATACCAATAA
- a CDS encoding DUF6249 domain-containing protein, protein MKHLAPFIVMIAILIAISVIIVVITNYNLKKKILNKENIDDKMYAILNNLTGFNAEMLKWGIILLFGGIGLIVLEFLPHDENTPLPYGVMTVFVALGFLTYYFMMKNQKK, encoded by the coding sequence ATGAAACATCTTGCACCCTTTATAGTTATGATCGCCATATTAATTGCCATCTCAGTAATTATCGTGGTGATCACCAATTACAATCTGAAGAAAAAAATACTCAATAAAGAAAATATTGATGATAAAATGTATGCAATTCTGAATAACCTCACAGGATTTAATGCGGAAATGTTGAAATGGGGAATTATTTTACTGTTTGGCGGAATTGGTCTTATCGTTTTAGAATTTCTTCCACATGATGAAAATACACCTCTTCCTTATGGAGTGATGACGGTCTTTGTTGCACTCGGTTTTCTTACCTATTATTTCATGATGAAAAATCAGAAGAAATAA
- a CDS encoding outer membrane beta-barrel family protein — MKNSTILSIIAFILFMNRIQAQDTRKDSVTNERETSIKEVVINAKKPLIKSKIDGLVYDVQSDPESKSKSLIEMMKKLPFLSVDSNENILFKGNMNFKILMNGKETQLLNTNAKEVLKSIPANTIQSIEIITNPSSKYDAEGVSGIINIITTKKMKDGYNASVNFGTKFPKQEQNAGFSLNLQQKKLGISAYGGTFLRNNPEIDYQNNQQTSSNHLDQNGRTSSKGNGGYFNVNASYELDSLNLLNIQIGSNLSKNKSKDVLDSYFYQQNILTENTVSSNNSKSKGKGFEASVNYQMGFKKDKSQLLTWSYKFNNYDYNISSISHIDNKIENSSNRIDQDNNNQNSENTFQIDFVKNIKKVYLETGLKMILRKNSSVYDAVPENVVNSDEFLNQQNIFGGYFSAKFSLFDWNFQTGLRLENTETKVNFTSTNTEVDQSYFNLIPNISINKKWKEHHNINLGFSQRIKRPGIIRLNPFVNKSNPYFEISGNPYLKPVINNDLMVNYSFNKKVNLNVGLSYSFSNKVDLKVSTYDPSTNITKTTFENSSKASRLGLDYYFNYPVTKKLNLSINGNTALFFINGTVNNIFVKNDLFTYYFYLSVNYQFDNNWNVNSNLEVNSKMPAGLQSATNAFVGSSFSVNKSVLNNQLSFSASVNNPFSKFRRSVTETFGDQFYQNNYVKDYYRSFGVSVQYKFGKLKDEIKTTQRKINNNDLSN; from the coding sequence ATGAAAAACTCAACGATACTTTCAATAATAGCCTTTATTCTGTTTATGAATAGGATTCAGGCTCAGGATACAAGAAAAGATTCAGTAACGAATGAACGAGAAACTTCGATAAAAGAAGTTGTCATCAATGCTAAAAAGCCTTTAATTAAAAGTAAAATTGACGGTTTGGTATATGATGTCCAGTCAGATCCTGAAAGCAAATCGAAAAGTCTGATAGAAATGATGAAAAAACTCCCTTTTTTATCGGTCGACAGCAATGAAAATATACTTTTCAAAGGAAATATGAATTTTAAAATCCTGATGAACGGTAAAGAGACTCAACTTCTCAACACGAATGCAAAAGAGGTCTTAAAAAGTATTCCAGCAAATACGATTCAGAGTATAGAAATTATTACAAATCCATCCTCAAAATATGATGCAGAAGGTGTTTCTGGAATTATTAATATCATCACAACCAAGAAAATGAAGGATGGTTATAATGCTTCTGTCAATTTCGGGACAAAGTTTCCTAAGCAGGAACAAAATGCAGGTTTCTCATTAAATCTTCAACAAAAAAAATTGGGTATTTCGGCTTATGGAGGAACTTTTTTAAGAAATAATCCTGAAATTGATTATCAAAATAATCAACAAACGTCATCTAATCATCTTGATCAAAATGGAAGAACTTCAAGCAAAGGAAACGGAGGATATTTTAATGTAAATGCAAGTTATGAACTCGACAGCCTAAATTTATTAAACATTCAAATAGGCTCAAATTTATCTAAAAACAAGTCTAAAGATGTACTTGATTCTTATTTTTATCAACAAAATATTCTGACGGAAAATACGGTTTCGTCCAACAATTCCAAAAGCAAAGGAAAGGGTTTTGAAGCTTCGGTTAACTATCAGATGGGCTTTAAAAAAGATAAAAGTCAGCTTTTAACTTGGTCTTATAAATTCAATAATTATGATTACAATATATCGAGTATTTCCCACATTGATAATAAAATAGAAAATTCTTCCAACAGGATTGATCAGGATAATAACAACCAAAATAGCGAAAACACATTTCAGATTGATTTTGTGAAAAACATCAAAAAAGTATACTTGGAAACGGGCTTAAAAATGATTTTAAGAAAAAATAGCAGTGTTTACGATGCTGTTCCTGAAAATGTGGTGAATTCGGATGAGTTTTTAAATCAACAAAATATTTTTGGAGGTTATTTTTCTGCAAAATTCAGTTTGTTTGATTGGAATTTTCAAACCGGTTTACGACTTGAAAATACTGAAACTAAAGTGAATTTTACTTCAACAAATACAGAAGTTGATCAGAGTTATTTTAATCTGATTCCTAATATTTCCATTAATAAAAAATGGAAAGAACATCACAATATTAATCTTGGTTTTTCACAGCGGATTAAAAGACCGGGAATTATTAGACTGAATCCTTTTGTCAACAAATCGAATCCGTATTTTGAAATTAGTGGAAATCCATATTTGAAACCGGTTATCAATAATGATCTTATGGTAAATTATTCGTTTAATAAAAAAGTAAATCTCAATGTTGGACTTTCTTATTCCTTTTCAAATAAAGTTGATCTCAAGGTTTCCACTTATGATCCTTCGACAAATATTACCAAAACGACTTTTGAAAACTCAAGTAAAGCAAGCAGATTAGGATTGGATTATTATTTTAATTATCCGGTTACCAAAAAACTGAATTTGAGTATTAATGGAAATACTGCCTTATTTTTTATTAACGGAACGGTAAATAATATTTTCGTTAAAAATGATCTTTTCACGTATTATTTTTATTTGTCAGTCAATTATCAATTTGATAATAATTGGAACGTAAACTCAAATCTGGAAGTCAATAGCAAAATGCCTGCAGGGTTACAAAGTGCGACAAATGCTTTTGTGGGTTCTTCTTTCAGTGTTAATAAAAGTGTTTTAAATAATCAGCTTTCGTTTTCGGCATCTGTTAATAATCCGTTCAGTAAATTTAGAAGATCAGTTACGGAAACTTTTGGAGATCAGTTTTATCAAAATAATTATGTGAAAGATTATTACAGATCATTTGGCGTAAGTGTTCAGTATAAATTTGGGAAATTAAAAGATGAAATTAAAACAACGCAGCGAAAAATCAACAATAATGATCTTTCGAATTAA
- a CDS encoding T9SS type B sorting domain-containing protein, with product MTKFLHILLIFVGVFASSQAPVNIKVKDALGNENFNVTCAHDLDANGCIALHVEYPELKETTNYQVSQASYSPPIAMNQGTALNANYDDLFAVKLDLPFKFCFYNQYFEAVVVGSNGMLTFDESQLGNINYPNVQWQNPNVSLPKNSIFGAYHDMVFSSNDQSEIYYSVIGTAPYRKFIVNFYEGRVAGCTDRSSSQIVLHETTNQIEVFVDKKLTPCPTRKFENALIGVINSDGTVGVSPASRNTGVWQALQEGWKFNPVGNVIPPQVTWTNAAGQTVATGIQTTICPTQNDVYTANVLFNICGNSTLTLTDDFAITFDPTYPVAKNYTQNFCGNASVNLSLNSFQSNLTSQNPANFNFSFHSTLLDAQNNQNALPNAYVLNANTVLYVRIQNPSNPTCFRVSVLTLNFASKNLLKSTVELCDTNNNGVEQNYDLSLLNIELFPPGTTGISYFATQADAQNNNNSITTANITTNTNIWVRLQDVTCTYILGPVHFQFKPGANVNSPLTFPYTMCDINANNQEPFDFGLNIGPLITTQTGVIFTAYSTYNEAYTNSGTVLATIKPGQYKVFIRVDIPNGCFAVVEVNMDITFTKIEVNEKHEYICFNGTDNITVNLNTLSAGMLISPTTVPVTEFYPDAASAELGVGAISPNQTITTDGNFVTQTYFVRFEQSDICYTVRPLNVHLVHPVAVQSSFSVCDFNNDNSENVPLSQFSASIIGNQNATTLFYLSQTDAQNGNNPVTNVTLTGNQQVFVKITSYNCVQIYPINLSLNSTPVVNSPVTISLNNICDNNNDGAEIYNLIQTQSQIYSGTDATFTYYTSYDPATHIFSGEITNPSQYNVPGNATIYVKVKFNNSECFSAAQLTIQMTFLPPVVLQTALLEKCDEDFNLSETFQLTDAIPQLFIASQNTQPLSNMTITYYNTSAEANAGASGTQIGNTITTNISSVQVWARFQSKTSGCYSVAPIQLNTYFPPKAINSTLTVCDENLDGSYEVNLLNFTNLMVDIQNPANVFSFYLTEQNAQNGTNPIPNPQNFTENPFPTQIWVKVQNMAACDDVASISFLFGSKVVLQNAGPFNLNNVCDIGNDGIENVNLTQYEQQIYTGGNATFTYYPSLADINANTNVIATPSNYSFNQNTGSNTIYVKLSVPGSCPERVEIHLSLKQTPIFNIPTQYICQDGSLTYTVHVEGFNIVSYVWTDPNGQVVSNTDTITGVTVIGTYTLTVIADNGCSYTGTFELKYYDVPVIQKLDINGNNCTVYATGSKTILYSIDGITWQASNTFYNLPTGIITFYVKYVDGECIVKQDGVILDIKNAITPNGDGLNDKWIIKNLHVFGNRMTNVKVFDRYQALIFEQNTNTQIIWDGTILGRAIPTSSYWYVITLPDGRSFTGWILVKNNN from the coding sequence ATGACGAAATTTTTACATATTTTACTCATATTCGTTGGAGTTTTTGCATCCTCTCAAGCGCCTGTAAACATCAAAGTGAAAGATGCTCTAGGTAATGAAAATTTCAACGTAACGTGTGCTCACGACCTCGATGCCAACGGTTGTATAGCACTGCATGTGGAATATCCTGAGTTGAAGGAAACGACAAATTATCAGGTAAGTCAGGCATCATACAGTCCGCCGATCGCGATGAATCAGGGAACAGCGCTTAATGCCAATTATGATGATCTGTTTGCCGTAAAATTGGATCTTCCGTTCAAATTTTGCTTTTATAATCAATATTTTGAAGCGGTAGTTGTGGGTTCCAACGGAATGCTCACTTTTGATGAAAGTCAGCTCGGGAACATCAATTATCCGAATGTTCAATGGCAAAATCCCAATGTGAGTCTTCCAAAAAATTCTATTTTCGGGGCGTATCACGATATGGTTTTTTCATCAAATGATCAGTCTGAAATCTATTATTCCGTGATCGGAACGGCGCCTTACAGAAAATTTATTGTTAATTTTTATGAAGGAAGAGTAGCGGGGTGTACCGATCGTTCTTCTTCGCAAATTGTACTCCACGAAACAACAAATCAAATTGAAGTATTTGTTGATAAAAAATTAACACCCTGCCCAACCCGAAAATTTGAAAATGCATTAATTGGCGTTATCAACAGCGATGGAACGGTTGGTGTTTCTCCGGCATCCAGAAATACGGGAGTTTGGCAGGCTTTGCAGGAAGGCTGGAAATTTAATCCGGTCGGAAATGTTATTCCGCCACAGGTAACATGGACAAATGCTGCGGGACAGACCGTTGCTACAGGTATACAAACGACTATTTGTCCGACACAAAATGATGTCTACACAGCCAATGTTTTATTTAATATTTGTGGAAACAGCACGCTTACTTTGACGGATGATTTTGCGATCACTTTCGATCCAACTTATCCTGTTGCGAAGAATTATACACAAAATTTTTGTGGAAATGCTTCAGTTAATTTAAGTCTAAATAGTTTTCAATCAAATCTTACTTCTCAGAATCCTGCTAACTTTAATTTCAGCTTTCATTCAACATTGCTGGACGCGCAAAATAATCAGAATGCTTTGCCCAACGCCTATGTTTTGAATGCAAATACTGTTTTATATGTAAGAATTCAGAATCCAAGTAATCCGACATGTTTCAGGGTTTCAGTTTTAACACTTAATTTTGCGTCGAAAAACCTACTGAAATCTACAGTTGAACTTTGTGATACCAATAATAATGGAGTAGAGCAAAACTATGATCTTTCTTTGCTTAATATTGAGCTTTTCCCTCCCGGAACTACAGGGATTTCATATTTTGCAACACAAGCTGATGCTCAAAATAATAATAACAGCATAACGACAGCAAATATTACGACGAATACCAATATTTGGGTGAGACTTCAGGATGTGACGTGTACTTATATTTTAGGTCCGGTTCATTTTCAGTTCAAGCCTGGGGCTAATGTCAATTCTCCACTTACATTTCCTTATACGATGTGTGATATTAATGCTAATAATCAGGAACCATTTGATTTTGGATTAAATATTGGCCCATTAATTACAACCCAAACAGGAGTTATTTTTACAGCATATTCTACCTATAATGAAGCTTATACAAATAGTGGAACTGTATTAGCAACCATTAAACCAGGACAATATAAAGTTTTTATAAGAGTTGATATTCCAAATGGCTGCTTTGCTGTAGTTGAGGTAAATATGGATATAACTTTTACTAAAATTGAAGTCAACGAAAAGCATGAATATATCTGTTTTAACGGAACGGATAATATTACGGTCAATCTAAATACGTTATCTGCCGGAATGCTGATTTCCCCAACAACAGTTCCTGTAACTGAATTTTATCCTGATGCTGCGAGTGCAGAATTGGGAGTAGGAGCCATCAGTCCAAATCAGACGATTACAACGGATGGAAATTTTGTAACCCAAACCTATTTTGTACGTTTTGAACAATCTGATATCTGTTACACAGTCAGACCTTTGAATGTACATTTGGTTCATCCTGTGGCTGTTCAGTCAAGTTTTTCAGTGTGTGATTTTAATAATGATAATTCTGAAAATGTACCGTTATCTCAGTTCAGTGCTTCGATTATTGGAAATCAGAACGCTACAACATTATTTTATCTTAGTCAAACAGATGCACAAAATGGGAATAATCCTGTAACCAACGTTACGCTTACAGGAAACCAACAGGTTTTTGTGAAAATAACTTCTTATAATTGCGTACAGATTTATCCTATCAATTTAAGCTTAAACTCAACGCCGGTGGTAAACTCTCCGGTTACGATTTCGCTAAACAATATTTGTGATAATAATAATGATGGTGCGGAAATTTATAATTTAATTCAGACTCAATCACAGATTTATAGCGGAACGGATGCTACTTTTACGTATTACACTTCTTACGATCCTGCAACGCATATTTTTTCGGGCGAAATTACCAATCCGAGTCAATATAACGTTCCGGGAAATGCAACGATTTATGTGAAGGTTAAATTTAATAACAGCGAATGTTTTTCTGCGGCTCAGTTAACGATTCAGATGACATTTTTACCTCCAGTTGTTCTTCAGACTGCACTTTTGGAGAAATGTGATGAAGATTTTAATTTAAGTGAAACTTTTCAGTTGACTGATGCGATTCCGCAATTGTTTATTGCTTCCCAAAATACACAGCCACTTTCTAATATGACGATCACGTATTACAATACGTCTGCAGAAGCAAATGCAGGAGCGTCAGGAACGCAGATAGGCAATACAATTACAACAAATATTTCATCCGTGCAGGTTTGGGCGAGATTTCAGTCTAAAACTTCGGGTTGTTATTCTGTGGCTCCGATTCAGTTGAACACGTATTTTCCTCCGAAAGCAATCAATTCAACTTTAACAGTTTGTGATGAAAACCTAGACGGATCTTATGAAGTCAACTTGCTGAATTTTACGAATTTAATGGTTGATATTCAAAATCCGGCCAATGTATTTAGTTTTTATTTAACAGAACAAAACGCTCAAAACGGAACGAATCCTATTCCTAATCCACAGAATTTTACGGAAAATCCTTTCCCAACTCAGATTTGGGTGAAAGTTCAGAATATGGCGGCTTGTGATGATGTAGCAAGTATCAGTTTTCTATTTGGATCTAAGGTTGTTCTTCAAAATGCAGGCCCTTTTAACCTAAATAATGTTTGTGATATAGGAAATGACGGAATAGAAAATGTTAATTTAACTCAGTATGAACAGCAGATTTATACAGGAGGTAACGCAACGTTTACTTATTACCCTTCTTTGGCGGATATTAATGCCAATACAAATGTTATTGCAACGCCTTCGAATTATTCATTTAATCAAAATACAGGATCAAATACAATTTATGTAAAATTAAGCGTTCCCGGATCTTGTCCTGAAAGAGTAGAGATACATTTGTCTTTAAAGCAAACTCCAATTTTCAATATTCCGACGCAGTATATTTGTCAGGATGGTTCGTTAACGTATACTGTTCATGTTGAGGGATTTAATATTGTAAGTTATGTCTGGACAGATCCAAACGGACAGGTAGTTTCAAACACAGATACCATTACAGGAGTTACTGTAATCGGAACTTATACGCTCACAGTTATTGCTGATAACGGATGTTCTTACACGGGTACTTTTGAATTGAAATATTATGATGTTCCCGTTATCCAAAAGCTTGATATTAACGGAAATAACTGTACGGTTTACGCTACAGGTTCAAAAACAATATTGTATTCGATAGACGGAATTACATGGCAGGCGAGCAATACATTCTATAATTTACCGACAGGAATTATCACTTTTTACGTGAAATATGTTGACGGAGAATGTATCGTAAAACAGGACGGGGTAATTTTGGATATTAAAAATGCCATTACACCAAACGGAGACGGTCTTAACGATAAATGGATCATAAAAAATCTCCATGTTTTCGGAAATAGAATGACCAACGTAAAAGTATTTGACCGTTATCAGGCTTTGATTTTCGAACAGAATACCAATACTCAAATCATTTGGGACGGTACAATTTTAGGAAGAGCTATTCCAACGTCGAGTTACTGGTATGTCATCACACTTCCGGACGGACGATCATTTACTGGTTGGATTCTCGTCAAAAATAATAATTAA
- a CDS encoding urocanate hydratase: MTFQEQIQQGIPNQLPQSKPYETNINHAPKRKEILGEEEKKLALKNALRYFEPQFHAELLPEFKEELEKYGRIYMYRFRPDYEMKARPISEYPGKSEQAKSIMLMIQNNLDYAVAQHPHELITYGGNGAVFSNWAQYLLTMKYLSEMTDEQTLTMYSGHPMGLFPSHKDAPRVVVTNGMMIPNYSKPDDWEKFNALGVSQYGQMTAGSYMYIGPQGIVHGTTITVLNAFRKINKEPKGGLFITSGLGGMSGAQPKAGNIAGCVTVCAEVNPKITKIRHAQKWINEVHENLDELVERVKKAQETQETVSLAYLGNIVEVWEKFDQENLRIDIGSDQTSLHNPWAGGYYPAGQSFEESNKMMAEDPELFKEKVQETLRRHAAAINKHTEKGTYFFDYGNAFLLEASRAGADVMSDNPTIGKEFKYPSYVQDIMGPMCFDYGFGPFRWVCTSGNPEDLQKTDDIACQVLEEMIKTSPEEIQQQMKDNIQWIKGAQENKLVVGSQARILYADAEGRMKIAEAFNKAIKNGEIGAVVLGRDHHDVSGTDSPYRETSNIYDGSRFTADMAIQNVIGDSFRGATWVSIHNGGGVGWGEVINGGFGMLLDGSDDADRRLKSMLFWDVNNGISRRSWARNEGAVFAIKRAMEMEPNLKVTLPNFVDENLF, from the coding sequence ATGACTTTCCAAGAACAAATACAGCAGGGGATTCCAAATCAATTACCTCAATCAAAACCATACGAAACCAATATAAACCATGCGCCGAAGCGTAAAGAAATTTTAGGTGAAGAAGAGAAAAAATTAGCCCTAAAAAATGCTTTACGTTATTTCGAACCACAGTTTCATGCAGAATTATTGCCTGAATTTAAAGAAGAATTAGAAAAATACGGTAGAATTTACATGTACCGTTTTCGTCCGGATTATGAAATGAAGGCTAGACCCATTTCAGAATATCCGGGAAAATCTGAGCAGGCAAAATCAATTATGTTGATGATTCAGAATAATCTGGATTATGCCGTGGCTCAACATCCTCACGAATTAATTACTTACGGTGGAAATGGTGCCGTTTTCTCAAACTGGGCTCAATATCTTTTGACAATGAAATATCTGTCGGAAATGACAGATGAACAGACGTTAACGATGTATTCAGGGCATCCGATGGGATTATTTCCTTCTCACAAAGATGCGCCAAGAGTGGTTGTAACGAACGGAATGATGATTCCAAACTATTCTAAACCGGATGATTGGGAGAAATTCAATGCACTGGGTGTTTCACAGTACGGACAAATGACAGCCGGAAGTTATATGTACATCGGCCCACAAGGAATTGTTCATGGAACAACGATTACGGTGTTAAATGCTTTCAGAAAAATCAATAAAGAACCAAAAGGTGGACTTTTCATTACCTCTGGTTTAGGCGGAATGAGTGGAGCTCAGCCAAAAGCAGGAAATATTGCAGGTTGCGTTACGGTTTGTGCTGAGGTAAATCCAAAGATTACAAAAATTCGTCACGCTCAAAAATGGATCAATGAAGTTCATGAAAATCTGGATGAATTGGTAGAAAGAGTGAAAAAAGCTCAGGAAACTCAGGAAACGGTTTCTCTGGCTTATCTTGGAAACATTGTTGAGGTTTGGGAAAAATTTGATCAGGAAAATTTAAGAATTGATATTGGTTCAGACCAGACTTCACTTCATAATCCTTGGGCGGGAGGGTATTATCCTGCAGGACAAAGTTTTGAAGAATCAAACAAAATGATGGCCGAAGATCCTGAATTATTCAAAGAAAAAGTTCAGGAAACCTTAAGAAGACACGCTGCAGCAATCAATAAACATACAGAAAAAGGAACGTATTTCTTCGATTACGGAAACGCCTTTTTATTGGAAGCTTCAAGAGCCGGAGCAGATGTAATGTCAGACAATCCGACGATTGGAAAAGAATTCAAATATCCAAGTTATGTTCAGGATATTATGGGACCAATGTGTTTCGATTACGGTTTCGGGCCGTTCCGTTGGGTTTGTACGAGCGGAAATCCGGAAGATTTACAGAAAACGGATGATATTGCGTGTCAGGTTTTAGAAGAAATGATCAAAACATCTCCTGAAGAAATTCAACAGCAGATGAAGGATAATATTCAGTGGATCAAAGGTGCGCAGGAAAATAAATTGGTTGTTGGTTCACAAGCGAGAATTTTATACGCTGATGCAGAAGGAAGAATGAAAATTGCTGAAGCTTTCAACAAAGCCATCAAAAACGGTGAGATTGGAGCGGTAGTTTTAGGAAGAGATCATCACGATGTTTCTGGAACGGATTCGCCTTACAGAGAGACTTCCAATATTTATGACGGATCAAGATTTACAGCAGATATGGCGATCCAGAATGTGATTGGTGATAGTTTCCGTGGCGCAACTTGGGTTTCCATTCACAATGGAGGTGGAGTTGGCTGGGGGGAAGTGATCAACGGTGGTTTCGGAATGTTGCTTGATGGAAGCGATGATGCCGACAGAAGATTAAAATCAATGCTTTTCTGGGATGTTAACAACGGAATTTCAAGAAGAAGCTGGGCAAGAAATGAGGGTGCCGTTTTCGCGATCAAAAGAGCGATGGAAATGGAACCGAATTTGAAAGTGACGTTGCCGAATTTTGTGGATGAGAATTTATTTTAA
- a CDS encoding type II toxin-antitoxin system RelE/ParE family toxin, giving the protein MKIQFSKQSFDDLDEIEDYLLNKWNDKVLEDFNLKLDHCIKLIIDGVVVFQKYEDTVYHKVLITKHNTMIYSLNEDTLTVHRILQNFQDPDENYKSVTT; this is encoded by the coding sequence ATGAAAATCCAATTTAGTAAGCAATCTTTTGATGATTTAGATGAAATTGAAGATTATCTTTTAAATAAATGGAATGATAAGGTATTGGAAGATTTTAATTTAAAACTAGATCATTGCATTAAGCTTATAATAGATGGAGTTGTCGTTTTCCAAAAATATGAAGATACCGTTTATCACAAAGTTTTAATCACTAAACATAATACGATGATTTATAGTTTGAATGAAGATACGCTTACGGTTCACAGAATTCTCCAAAACTTTCAAGATCCAGATGAAAATTATAAATCTGTGACAACATAA
- a CDS encoding cytochrome-c peroxidase: MYSKLKPLGILSLLLLMAFYSLQEIPLVYPSYFPKPLYDFKANPLKRAKIELGRKLFYDPILSRNNSVSCSSCHNSNQAFSHAGNGLSKGIEDGIGDRNSPAIFNLAWQKKFMWDGSVVNIDVQALAPINHPKEMGEDINAVVRKLNKSKEYKTLFYRSFGDSLATTERIMKSLSQFQLTNVSANSKYDKVKQGKAKFTEAEANGYKVFKNNCSSCHTEPLFSSYEFANNGLPINPELKDYGKWNKTMEPEDKLMFKIPSLRNLSYTYPYMHDGRFQTLNEVLEHYEKGIEKSPTLAKELQNPIVFTPKEKENLLAFLRTLNDSVMVSNKEYQKMDK, translated from the coding sequence GTGTATTCAAAACTAAAACCTCTCGGAATTCTTTCATTATTACTATTGATGGCATTTTACAGCCTTCAGGAAATTCCGTTGGTGTATCCTTCCTATTTTCCGAAGCCGTTGTATGATTTTAAGGCAAATCCGTTGAAACGTGCTAAAATAGAGTTGGGCAGAAAACTATTTTATGACCCAATTTTATCGAGGAATAATAGTGTTTCGTGTTCTTCCTGTCATAATTCAAACCAAGCTTTTTCCCATGCAGGAAATGGTTTAAGCAAAGGAATTGAGGATGGAATAGGAGACCGTAACTCACCTGCGATATTCAATCTTGCTTGGCAGAAGAAATTCATGTGGGATGGCTCGGTTGTGAATATTGATGTTCAGGCTTTGGCACCGATCAATCATCCTAAAGAAATGGGGGAGGACATTAATGCGGTTGTCCGAAAGCTCAATAAATCAAAAGAATATAAAACGCTTTTCTACAGAAGTTTTGGTGACAGTTTAGCAACTACGGAACGAATTATGAAATCACTTTCGCAGTTTCAATTGACGAATGTTTCTGCTAATTCTAAATATGATAAAGTAAAACAGGGTAAAGCAAAATTCACTGAAGCGGAAGCGAATGGATATAAGGTATTCAAAAATAATTGCAGTTCGTGTCACACCGAGCCTTTGTTTTCCAGTTACGAGTTTGCAAATAATGGACTTCCCATCAATCCCGAACTCAAAGACTACGGAAAATGGAATAAAACAATGGAACCGGAAGATAAACTGATGTTCAAAATTCCAAGCCTCAGAAATCTTTCTTACACTTATCCTTATATGCATGACGGGAGATTTCAAACCCTGAATGAAGTGTTGGAACATTATGAAAAAGGTATAGAAAAAAGTCCAACCTTAGCAAAAGAACTTCAAAATCCGATTGTTTTTACGCCAAAAGAGAAAGAAAATTTGTTGGCTTTTTTGAGAACGCTTAACGATTCGGTGATGGTTTCAAATAAAGAATATCAAAAGATGGATAAATAA